A genomic stretch from Xiphophorus maculatus strain JP 163 A chromosome 16, X_maculatus-5.0-male, whole genome shotgun sequence includes:
- the LOC102224589 gene encoding ATP-sensitive inward rectifier potassium channel 12-like, with the protein MSVGRAHHHHSFLSSEEEGLRLSTMPAVGSFGNGKIHTRRKGHSRFVNKTGQCNIHFSNMDEKSQRYMSDIFTTCVDIRWRYMFLLFSLVFVVSWLTFGLAFWVIGLLHGDMENNREDFVPCVKQVNNFVTAFLFSIETQTTIGYGARYVTEECPAAVFMVVFQSIMGCIIDAFMIGAIMAKMARPKKRAETLLFSHNAVIAMRDGKLCFMVRVANLRKSHIVEAHVRAQMVKPRYTEEGEYIPLDQIDMNVGYDKGTDRLFLVAPLTVIHEIDEESPLFGISKQDLEMSDFEIVIILEGLVEATAMTTQARSSYLPSEILWGHRFEPVIFEERSQYRIDYAYFHKTFEVPSTPRCSAKDMEERKFPTSGANSFCYENELAFISRDEDVDGDTETEKDKSCPSELTPTDRIQPSSRRESAL; encoded by the coding sequence ATGAGCGTAGGAAGGgcccaccaccaccacagcttTCTGTCCTCTGAAGAAGAAGGACTCAGACTCAGCACCATGCCGGCCGTGGGCAGCTTTGGCAATGGCAAGATCCACACAAGACGCAAAGGCCACAGCCGGTTTGTCAACAAGACCGGCCAGTGCAACATCCACTTCTCAAACATGGACGAGAAATCCCAGAGATATATGTCAGACATTTTCACTACTTGCGTGGACATCCGCTGGCGGTACATGTTCCTGCTGTTCAGCCTGGTGTTTGTGGTGTCCTGGCTGACGTTCGGCTTGGCCTTCTGGGTCATCGGCCTCCTGCATGGTGACATGGAGAACAACAGAGAGGATTTTGTTCCCTGTGTCAAGCAGGTAAACAACTTTGTGACGGCCTTTTTGTTCTCCATTGAGACCCAGACGACGATCGGTTACGGAGCTCGCTACGTGACGGAGGAATGCCCAGCGGCTGTCTTCATGGTGGTCTTTCAGTCCATCATGGGCTGCATCATCGACGCCTTCATGATTGGCGCCATCATGGCCAAGATGGCGCGGCCAAAGAAGCGTGCAGAGACTCTGCTGTTCAGCCACAATGCGGTGATCGCCATGAGGGATGGGAAGCTGTGCTTCATGGTCAGGGTTGCCAACCTGAGGAAGAGCCACATTGTAGAGGCTCATGTTCGGGCTCAGATGGTGAAGCCCCGCTACACAGAGGAGGGCGAGTACATCCCCCTGGATCAAATCGACATGAACGTTGGCTATGATAAAGGCACCGACCGCCTGTTTTTGGTCGCTCCCCTCACCGTCATCCATGAGATCGACGAAGAGAGTCCCCTGTTTGGCATCAGCAAGCAAGACCTGGAAATGTCCGACTTTGAGATTGTGATCATCCTGGAAGGACTGGTGGAGGCAACGGCCATGACGACGCAAGCGCGAAGCTCTTACCTGCCGTCTGAGATCCTGTGGGGCCACCGCTTCGAGCCCGTCATCTTCGAGGAGAGGAGCCAGTACAGGATCGACTATGCCTACTTTCACAAAACCTTTGAGGTGCCGTCCACGCCCAGGTGCAGTGCCAAAGACATGGAGGAGAGGAAATTCCCAACGTCTGGCGCCAACTCCTTCTGCTACGAGAACGAGCTGGCCTTCATAAGCAGAGATGAGGATGTGGATGGAGACACTGAGAcggaaaaagacaaaagttgtCCGTCGGAGCTAACCCCGACTGACCGCATTCAACCATCTTCTCGAAGAGAATCTGCACTTTAA